From Streptomyces sp. TLI_105, the proteins below share one genomic window:
- a CDS encoding alkaline phosphatase D family protein, whose translation MAGLRLGPLLRHVDWESGTSATVWVETDRACTAEVRCPGGAGGSAPTFRVADHHYALVVVTGLVPGAATTYEVLLDGERVWPLADSPQPPSTIHTPPVPATGAVVAFGSCRWAAPAVGESDPVGPDVLDTLSARLAADPEAERPDVLLLLGDQVYADETSADTRAWIARHRRAAGTGSAAPPDQVADYEEYTHLYDESWGDPELRWLLSTVPSCMIFDDHDVIDDWNTSAAWVADMRATPWWHERITGGLMSYWVYQHLGNLSPAELAEDELYAAVLAADDATEVLRAFAERADADPASVRWSYRRDFGRTRLLMVDTRAARVLEEQHRTMLDAQEAAWLRTQAFDELGGVDHLLVGTSLPWLLPPMVHFAEGWHAALCRGERGPRWVRFGEWLRRRADLEHWAAFTSSFEKLTETVAEVGRADTAPATVCVLSGDVHHAYVAEPIWTTGQPPRSRVFQFTCSPLHNSVPAAMRAGFRFGWSRFAKGIGHLLARHGRVERPAVRWERTGGPWFGNQLMTLTLRGRTARLRLERASADAKQGRRGTDRAGARLIGVLDRNLTEGS comes from the coding sequence ATGGCCGGTCTGAGGCTGGGGCCGCTCCTGCGGCACGTCGACTGGGAGTCGGGCACGAGCGCGACGGTGTGGGTCGAGACCGACCGGGCGTGCACGGCGGAGGTACGGTGCCCGGGCGGCGCGGGGGGTTCGGCTCCGACGTTCCGCGTCGCCGACCACCACTACGCGCTGGTGGTCGTGACCGGACTCGTCCCTGGGGCCGCCACGACGTACGAGGTGCTGCTCGACGGCGAGCGGGTGTGGCCCCTCGCGGACTCGCCCCAGCCGCCCAGCACCATCCACACGCCGCCGGTCCCGGCGACGGGCGCGGTGGTCGCCTTCGGCTCGTGCCGGTGGGCGGCACCTGCCGTGGGCGAGTCCGATCCGGTGGGCCCCGACGTCCTCGACACCCTTTCCGCCCGGCTCGCCGCCGACCCGGAGGCCGAGCGCCCGGACGTTCTCCTCCTCCTCGGCGACCAGGTGTACGCGGACGAGACGTCCGCTGACACCCGCGCCTGGATCGCCCGGCATCGCCGGGCCGCCGGCACCGGCTCCGCCGCCCCGCCGGACCAGGTCGCCGACTACGAGGAGTACACCCACCTCTACGACGAGTCCTGGGGCGACCCCGAACTGCGCTGGCTGCTCTCGACCGTGCCCAGCTGCATGATCTTCGACGACCACGACGTCATCGACGACTGGAACACCAGCGCCGCCTGGGTGGCCGACATGCGGGCGACGCCCTGGTGGCACGAGCGGATCACCGGCGGCCTGATGTCGTACTGGGTCTACCAGCACCTCGGGAACCTCTCCCCCGCCGAGCTCGCCGAGGACGAGCTGTACGCGGCGGTCCTGGCGGCCGACGACGCCACGGAGGTGCTGCGCGCGTTCGCCGAACGCGCCGACGCCGACCCGGCGTCGGTGCGCTGGAGCTACCGCAGGGACTTCGGTCGCACCCGGCTGCTGATGGTCGACACCCGGGCCGCGCGGGTGCTGGAGGAGCAGCACAGGACGATGCTGGACGCCCAGGAAGCGGCCTGGCTGCGGACACAGGCGTTCGACGAGCTCGGCGGCGTCGACCACCTGCTGGTCGGGACCTCACTCCCGTGGCTACTGCCTCCGATGGTCCACTTCGCGGAGGGCTGGCACGCGGCGCTCTGCCGAGGCGAACGCGGTCCGCGCTGGGTGCGCTTCGGCGAGTGGCTGCGTCGGCGGGCGGACCTGGAGCACTGGGCGGCGTTCACCTCGTCGTTCGAAAAACTCACGGAGACGGTCGCCGAGGTAGGGAGGGCCGACACCGCCCCGGCGACGGTGTGCGTGCTTTCCGGGGACGTCCACCACGCCTACGTGGCGGAGCCCATCTGGACCACCGGGCAGCCGCCGCGCTCCCGCGTCTTCCAGTTCACCTGCTCACCACTGCACAACTCGGTGCCCGCGGCCATGCGGGCCGGGTTCCGTTTCGGCTGGAGCCGGTTCGCCAAGGGGATCGGGCATCTCCTCGCCCGCCACGGACGGGTCGAGCGACCGGCGGTCCGGTGGGAGCGCACCGGCGGGCCGTGGTTCGGCAACCAGTTGATGACGCTGACACTGCGTGGGCGTACAGCACGGCTGCGGCTGGAAAGGGCCTCGGCGGACGCGAAGCAAGGGCGCCGCGGGACCGACCGCGCGGGAGCACGGCTCATCGGCGTCCTCGACCGGAACCTGACGGAGGGAAGTTGA